The Rhipicephalus sanguineus isolate Rsan-2018 chromosome 4, BIME_Rsan_1.4, whole genome shotgun sequence DNA window CGGCTTCCGGTGTCACTCTCCTTAAGTTGTACATACCGCGTTGCCAGATTTCGATAGGCATGACTGAAACGTATTCTTAGAAAGGTGGTCGCTAATTCTCTGATTATGCTGCAGCATCTACAGTCGCTTGCGTCAAAGTCCCATGATTTCAGCAGCTCCGAACGTTCATATACCGTTATTAGTGACTCTACTACGTCATGTTTTATACGTACGCGTTTCCAATAAGTAACTGTCGTCTCAAGTCACCTCTGAACGAGACTGAATACAGGGTACTTTTCGGTCCTCTACACTTTTCGATAAATAAAGCTGCATGTAGGAGACGTTGTGACTCAGCATACTCCGCAGACAGGCGTCCATCCTTGTCGTAGTTAAGAGCCTTCAGTTCGAGTCCAGCACCCGCATCCGGATACAAGGCTCTCTGGTGACAGCAGCGTACAGTTTTATTGTCGTTGTCCCCTACTATTTTTATTCACTACCGGATGCTGTCTGTTTTCTCTACTTGCGAAGAGTACCAGAAAAACAACATTAGAGGGGTGGTGTAATCGACAAATCAGGTTGTTATGCCCGAATTAGAGTGTGTACCATGCCACCTGGTCAAAAATGAGATGGAGCAACGTACGGCGAACGTTACAAGTGTTCAAGGGAGAGTCTTGGTAGGGGGGGGTTAACTTTCGTCGCGAAAGGCCTGCACATGTTGTCAGCCGGTGACGCCGCTTTGATATCGACTCAGGTTGCCCTGCTGTGCTTTTTTTTATCCGCTGCAGTAGGCCAGCTAtaattactttatttttttttttcagcgaaagctgctatcagATCACAACGCCAGTGGGGTACGAAACTTTACGGCGCTCTTAGTGCACGCTATAACTACATGAGCAGACAATTACCATAATCACTGTGCCACGTTTAACAGCCTCAGAGCAGCAAGCATGACACTTTATTTAGGCAGTCATGGAACGCTGGTCGGTCAAACTCGTGGCTGcatctatactccatctcagaagttcccttcagcactttgaaggctacagggccccttagccaatcGGAAGAGTGATTAGCCCCGCCACATGTATTCATTCGCGtggcgtcgtctgctcagcgtctcCCTGACGTCTGCGTGCATACGTATAGGGGGAGTAAAGCGAACAGACGgcattcccgaaaaaaaaaaagctgcagccATCGCAACTGGTGCGTTCCACCTCGAATTTATCAAGTCGTCATCTTGCGCTGCGTGACCTGTAAGTTCCAaattgatgcttgtatttgaTTTAGTTAATGTGCTGACACTTCGACAGTAATGTATTCGTGACTATATAACCCTAATTCCAAGAACCATTAACAAATACTCGGCGCGTTAGGCTAAGTAGGCGTGGCTAAACAACCAGCAGATCTCGCAAATAACGACAAAATGTACTtgatgctttgtcctcagcgtgagatggcacgAAGCGGTGGCTCATTTCGTCATTTATTTCTTGCTGTGATTAGCTAGGTGATTAAAAAGACCCCTTGAAAGGAGATAGAATGTGTTTATTAAGAAAGACATGCCGACATTTGCGTCGCAGGCTTCTATTACAGGCTGGCGCTCAAAGCATTTAAGTCGGAGATTCCTTGCCGGTTAACCTCTTCGAAGTACGGCAGTTGTGCCTTTAGCCGATTGTAGTAGGCTTTCAGTTTAGGATACTTCTCAGCATTCAGGAAAGGAACCTACAAATGAAAGGACAAATCAGCGAAAATAACCAGACGCTATAAAGTCAGGCAGCAATGAAAACTCACTACGACACTTCAGCGCCATTGTAGGCAATATACCCCGAGAGCACAGAAGAAAACAGCCGCGCTACTTTCTCTTTCACCCACCACTGTGCTCGGTTCTTGAATGTATATTATTCGCCCAGCGTAAGCGTAGGTTTACGAAGTCTAGcacttttcagtgacgctgtaagcGCGGTTTTCGTAAGAGCCGCCCCTTCACATCCTGTTTCTTCAGCTGCAGATATGAGGTCCATATTGACTACTTCgacattccttcgcccttgcctTTTGCCTTTCGTCATGGATACAAGACATGGTAGAATTAATGACGCCGTGCCAGCAACAGACACAGCCAAGGCCCGAGAAAGCGTCTCGCTTTGTACTTTAGCTGTTTAAATAACATTTATACTCAAACATGGCTAAATATACACGTTGCTTTAATGGCACCAGTGAAAGTTATAGGCACTGAACATGTATTTAGTCCGTGAAGTGTTGTGCCTCATGATACCTTCGTCACTAATCTGCTCTTTTCCAACTTCTAATTAGGTAAAACAATAAGTGGGTATCGGTACAAAATTCTGCCAAGACCGTAAGAGTTCACAGTTTTCAAACTTGGCTAGGTGAACTGGTTTGGCTGAACCAAAGCAGAGATGGTAAACGCTTTTCAACTGATCGACCCGTTTAATATCGCATTATATTCATGTGATCGCGTTATTCCACCATGTATATTTTCATATATGAAGAAAAATAAAGCGCTTGATATCAGGCATGCTACATCTGTTTTGATTGAGCCAGCCGTTTTTATGTGGATTGATTACACGGGGCTCAAAAAGCTATTTGGCTCAATGCTTACCTCGAGGACAATTGTGAGGTGAGCCACCAAGCTGAGGTCAGCGAGGCTGAGCTTGTCACCAAGCACGTAGTTTCCGTCTCCTAGCACGTGTTCGAAACCCTTGATCACGTTCTCCTCAAACTGCTCCATGTCCTCTGCGGTAGGCTTCGTCAACTCGTAGAAACGGGGTTTCTGAGAGAACATATGGGCTTTTCAGCAGCAAATTCAGGGCCACTGTTCACTGAAAGGAAACTCGGTTGCATAGACTACAGTTTGTGCTGTCTCTCAGTTCTCTAGAAACAGTCCCATTGATAACGGGAACATGCGAGCAAGGAACGAGATGAACAAGAGCTCCAAATGCAAAGTTGTGTGGAATAAGCCAAGAGCACTGAATTGCACTTGAACATTATTACCCCCTGCGAATGCGGCCCTTCGTCTACAGTTCATTCAAGCAAACATTTCTTACGAAAACTAGTCCTCCCGCAAAGCACCACCGAAAAGTTTCAAATTTTGCGTGCGTATATACATACGCACACACCATACAAACGCACAGACGAACATGCATTAAGCGAGGTTGAACCCCTACCCTTTCCCTGAAAAAAATATCTggcaacggcctcccgttagggggtcctgtcagtaactcctcaggatccagtAAAGTTcgttgtgtgtctgtctgtctacacTAGTGGTGTAGTCTGATTACCCTTTCACGGTAATTGAAGGCGCTGGTATTATCCTGGGTGGTAGCGTTGTGTTAATAGAGAGCCCTTCCCTACTAACGCGCGTGCAGAGGGAGCTGTACTGAAATGCGGCTCAGTTCTCTAACATCTTTCTCGTAGTAGTAGTGTAGGTGGGAAATGTTTGGCGTGCGAGAGCGACAAATTTGTGCCAGATATAAACCATGTCCCAAATCTCTCTATTTATATACGAGGAGCAAGATTAGAGACGCACAAAACACAAAACTCAATGCGTAATCTGCGAGAACCCCAACCTACGAGCGTTTATGCGATAAACAACAAGAATGTTGGCATTAGACCAGTGAATAATGTATTTGACTTGATGTTATATTGCAGCTTCCGCGCTTTGGATACTGTTCACGCAATAGATGGGTTTCAATGCGTGTTTAGGAAAAGTGGCCACAAGAAAATACGCAGGACGAGGAAAGAGACAACACGAAGCGGTACTGACAATCAACGTTGACAATGCTGCCTATGGGGATCGATTATGCGCGTCAACGTAAGGCAGATCTTGACAAAGAGTACCGAAAGAAAAGAGCACCATGTGACGTTAGGACTAAGGCACAATGAAGTACACTTCGTAAAACATTTCCATCGTGATAAGATCGGAAAGAAACGTGACATATGCTGCCGGGGATCGGCGTGGCTAGACAATCGCAACACAGAGGAGATGCAAAGAAAATGATTAGTCGCTGAAGACAAGAACAGGGATAGTCCCGTTGTAAGCGTTCTGCGTGTACGCTTACTCACAAAGAACTCGAAGTAGTGAGGCTGGATGGTGCTGCTAATCGTGGCGAGAGCTTGGTCGATATGTGCGCGGACCCTGGGGCAGTCTGGGTAGAGCTCGCTTTCGGGTGCGTGCTTTCTTAGCAGGTAGTAGCATATAGCCGAACTGCGGAAAGAAGCATCACGTATTCATCCATAAAAAGAAAACCCATTCAAACACAGGTAAAACAGTGTAGAGTGCGTATGCCCAGAAACGTCTTGCAACTGAATATCTCGCGTGAGAGATCTTCAGCAAGTTCTCGTGCTTAGCTAATTTTTTATCATCGAATCTGTTAGCCCAACGAGGCCAAGCGCTTGTGAACGAAAAGCTCTTTGTATTCGCCCCTTTGTTTCAGCTCCACCTTTGTTCATggttccgtttttttttattcgtgcatGCCACCCATATGATCACAAAAGTTCAGTAATATTTAATTATCATTTACAGGAAAATCTCGACAGCATACGCATCGTGGTTCGATTCAAAACTTTGGTGCCGGCATTTCGATAGAAGAATGAGAGGTTGAGAAGAGGAAAATACTGGTCGAATAACCTGGCTCTGCTCCGGCGTGATACTATTTCCCCTCCTCTCCTGGTGTGTGACCTGGTTCTGCCACTGCGTGAAGCCGGATGTCGAAGGATTAACCGAGAACAGCTCCGCTGATAAAATTATTCTTCGTTGATCATCCCTATAAGACACTGTCTAATAACGACCCAGGTAACTTCAGATTCGGCAGTAGCCGCATCGAGCTAATACCCGATCTGCGGTTCTTTGCCTTCTCGAAGTGGTGTTGTCGGGCGTTTCCAGTCCGAAATAATAAATTCCGCATCAGAATTAACTTCTCCCCTGCCAGCCAGATCGTTTCATGACCGGCAACGCGCGATCAACCCTCACTCAAACTAAGCCGATATGTGCACCTATTACAGCTATTGTTCTCGGAGAGCACTAGTCACTGCGGAACCGccccgcgacggtggtctagcggttatggcgctcgacagcggacccggaggtcgcgggatcgaatcccggccgcgacggctgcattttcgatggaggcgaaaatgtttgaggcccgtgtgcataggtttaggtgcacgttaaagaaccccaggtggtcgaaatttccggagtcctccactacggcgtctctcataatcatatcgtggatttgggacgctaaaccccagatattattattattattacctatcCATGTAATCGAAGATATTCCTCTTAGTGATTCCTGCGTTCCCTGTTAAGTTTGCAAGAGTACGTGCTGCCGGATTAAGTGCACAACATTAAACATACCACCCCTACCCTGAAAGGTGATCTATTTGAAGAATGCCGACCatgcgctactgcgcttcttgcgatcgaccggcctttctgaacgactgtaaccagaacgcccttcctgtgtgtgttgctttttatcctgcgtgtgtgtatgcgcgtatcttttttgtagcgttatctacacttgcctagccggtgccaatttcgcgtggagggtcatgagccgtgctgcgcatgcgcgaggatcagtgatgtcacacagctgggtcaccggagctggcatctcacgcgctctccgacaccaccgcgcgcggctcgccgctgctgcccT harbors:
- the LOC119390769 gene encoding glutathione S-transferase 1 — encoded protein: MGYTLYNFNGSPPCATVRMLAKHIGVDLELKTVDTFKKEQFAPEYLKLNPFHKIPTLSDDGFIVYESSAICYYLLRKHAPESELYPDCPRVRAHIDQALATISSTIQPHYFEFFKPRFYELTKPTAEDMEQFEENVIKGFEHVLGDGNYVLGDKLSLADLSLVAHLTIVLEVPFLNAEKYPKLKAYYNRLKAQLPYFEEVNRQGISDLNALSASL